One Burkholderia sp. WP9 genomic window, GCGTTGGAGAGTGACGCAGCCAAGCTCCGACACGAACTAAATGAGCTGCGTCTTCGCAGACCGATCATAGAAATCGGTGACGATTCGTTGAAGTCGTTTTTCAACAGTTTTCCGGAGCGCTCTGCACGGTGGCTCGATACGCTCGAGCGACTTTCCCTCGGTCCGCAGGTGGACCGCGAGTTCATTCAACATTGGCTCAAGAAAACGGATGCCGAAATCAGAGGCATGATGAGGCGATTGGAACCTGTCGCCCAAGCGATGCGGGAAAGCGAACTCAGGTGTAGCGAGCAACTAGCAGCCGTAAGCACCGAGATCGAGCAACTGCAGACGCGAATAAGACTACGCGAAATCGTCCTAGCACTGTCCGAACAATCTGAGGCACGTGGTGCTAGCACTGTCGGCGAGCTCGCGTCGCGGATCGAAAAGGTTCTTAGTCGCCGCAATGAAAAAGCTTCCAGCCTAAATCAACATTTCAGATCACTGCACCGCCTTTCGACGGCCGCCGCAGCGTGGGCCGAGACAGAACGTAAGATTGATCAGCAGCTAGCAAATGCGGCGAGCAAAGCGAACTTCACTGCGGCCGACAAACTTATGTCCGAGGCAGAAAGAACCTTAAAGCGTGGCCTCGGCAAGGAAAGCATTTTTAGCCTGAACTCGGCCATTGATGACCGCCAGCTCGGAACGCTATTAGTGACCCTGAACAGATTGCTTGCCCGCTTTCACTTTCCAACCGAATTTCTTCCCATCCAATTACAGCCAGGTTCGGGCAGAGGCAAGTCAACCGCCTATCAATTCGCCTCAGCAGACGGGCCAGGGTATCGAAGTCTCTCAACAGGCCAACGTACACAGCTTGCTGTGTGCTGGTCTGTCTGCCTAAGCTACGCACTGAGAGACCGACTTTCAGCGCCACTCCTTGGGTTCGACGACTTCACGACAGCCTTGGACATGGGACAGCTCATTCCAGCGGCTGGGATTTTACGACAACTGGCATATACAAGCTCCGAGGAGTATTACCGCCAAGTTATCGTGACCAGCCATCATGAGGACCTGACGAACAGACTTGTCGAATACCTCTTGCCACCTCGTGGCAAAACAATGAGGGTGATCGAGATTCAGGAATGGTCGCCGGAACACGGTCCGCAAATGCAGGTATACGACGCTCGCGCTTCGCAGACGCAAATGCATTCGCGAGTTGAGCTTGGAGATTGGTTAAACACCCAGCTCAGTCGTCGCGCGCCCTGATATCAGCCGGCAAAACCTGCCGGCCACCCAAACGTTGCGAATTGACCCCGCCGACAAGGGCCGCTCTGCGAGGCCTCCGCTCACAATAGCGGCCTCGGAAGATCACGGGCCTAAAATCTCGCAACGCGTCCACGGTCAACAATAGTCAGTAGTCGCTGATTCAAGCCGGTGGGCGCACGACCGCCGCCAGTGGTGCTGGTGCAGAGCGTATATCTGCTTGATCCGACTACCTTGGCCGACTGGTCCCGCTAGGTTGAATGACCTGTATCGTTGCACCTTCGGCGAGGTGGGAAATCGGTGATTTCGCCAGTACAAGAGTTCTAGGCGGCGCTAGCGGGCTCACGGGAAGTCACCAAGAACTGTTGTAGCCGAAAGCGAAAAGAGGCGCCGCGTCGCGTTGGTTGGCTGAATCAAGTACTTCAGTCCTCTGAGGTTTCGAATCAAAGCACTCAAAATGGCGTGTCAATCAGAGCGTTGCAAATTACAAAGGGCAGTCAGCCGTCTACGGAATTGAGCTAGGAAGGCAAAAGCACCGATCAATACTCTCCCGCCCCACCCATCCTTATCCCTTCAGCCAATCCCAACATTTACCCCCCAACACTAAATCCAAGACAGCCCCACTCCCTTATAATTACCAAGTCGCTGGGAAACACCCATCGACTAGGTTTAGCAGCCTAAACGTTGAAACCCGCACACCTGCTCAGGCAGGTTGTGCGTCTACCTCTGCGCGCTCGATTTCTATGGGCGGGCCTTGGTGGGGGAGCCGCAAGGCTCGCCGGTTTTGGTTTCAACGCCGGTCTGCTAACCCTACTTCGTGCCCGCTCACCCTCCCCCCAAAGAAGCGTGTCCGGGCGATCCACCCCACCAACAAGGAGATCGCACCATGACCAGGCCCGTCAAAACTCAACCGGCTTCGCGTCCGCCCGTCGACGCACTCCAGTACGAAAAGCTTGCCCTTTCCGCGTTCGATTTATGCGACCGGCAGTTGGGTCAACTGGACACTTTGATCACACTGGCGTCATCGATAGTTAGAAATCCTGCGATTACACACGACGAAAGAAAGCGTCGTCAGACGTTGCTCGAATTGCTGGTGGACACGGCCGAGCAGTATCAGCAGGATCTCGAATACGACCGCGAGTTGTTCCAGGTGATTGCACTCGACGCGAAGGGCGTCGCGCGCAGCCGCCTCACAGCGCAGCATGCGACGAACTTACTGACTAAAGCGTCGCAGCGAGCAGAGGCGTCGATCGAAGCAACGAAAGCGTCGCCCCGCAAAAAGCCCTCCACGAAGAGCGTGATCGAGTCGCCGTCCACAACCGTGCAACAGCCGTCCACCGCGCCGCACTAAGACCACACCAAGCGATCAAATCGAGCCTCGCCTAACAGGCAACCGCCAGCACAAAAACAAATGGCCGCAGCATCCGCTGCGGCCATCAACACATCAACTCATGAACTAGAACCAGCCGTCTCAAGCTCTCAAAGCAGCGCACCAAGAACCCGCACGCCGCCCCAAAAACCCTCAAACAATATTCATCGCCAACGCACTCTCGCGATAATGCTGGCTCGCCTTCTCCGTATCGCCGAGCTGTTCATGCAAACGCGCCAACGCGCGATGCGAGCGAATCTTCAGCGTCTCGTTGTCCGCGAGTTTCAGCGCGCGTTCGAGGAACGATTGCGCCTTGCCCCACAGTTGCTGATGCAGGCACAAGCGACCCAGCGCGAACATCAGGTCCGCATCTTCCGGACGATCCTTCTGCCACGCTTCGGCCTTCTGAATCAGCGGCAACGCGTCGCCGCCCGCCGTATCCGGATAGCGGCGCAGCAAACGCGCGTCCCAGTTTTGCGCCAGCGCTTCCTCGACGATCTTGCGCGCTTCCTGCGGACGGTTCAGCGCCACCAGCAACTCGGCGGCGAGATCCGCGAGACGCGGCGAATGGCGTTCCGTGGCCGACAGCGAATTCCACAACTCCAGCAGCGCGTCGGCATTGTGGCGCCGGTCACGCAACAGGTTTTCCGCCGCGATCTGACGCAAGCGCACCGCCACGGCCGGATGAATCGCTTCGCGTTTTTCCAGCGTCTTGACGAGCTTGAGCACCTCGCCCCAGTTCTTCAACTGCTGTTGCGCGCGCAACGTGATCTGCTGCGCGTGAATCCGCCGCGCGCCCTGCGACTGCATTTCGGTCAGCGCGGTCAGCGCGCCGTCCGCGTCGCGGCCATCCGCGCGCATGTCGGCGGTGGCCATCAGGCGAGCGTCCTGCCAGTCGGCTTCGTTGATCTGCGCGAGCCATTCGTCGCGCCGCGCATATTCATGCATGCGATGCGCGGCCGTGGCCGCGATCAAACCGGCCGCGCCCTTGTTGTCGCCATTCGCGAGCGCATCTTTGGCCGCCTTTTCAGCGCGCGAAAAACGCCCCGCATACAGGTTGCCGATCGCATCACGCAGCGCGGCATGCGCTTTCGCGACCCGCGAACGCGCGCGATACGCGGCCACGCGTTGCGGCATGCGCCAGATATTGCGGAAGATGCGCAGCAACGCATACAGCAGGATGAACAGCACAACCAGTCCGACCACGAACAGATTCAACGACATGTCCACGCGGTACGGCGGATAGATCAGCAGCACCTGCCCCATATCGAAGCGTCCCACCACCGCCAGCACCACGGCAATGGCGAACAGCAATGCAAGCCATAGAAGTCCCCGGATCGCCATGATTAACCTCGGCTCCGGTATTGATTGACGGCCTGCAAACTCGTGCTCAGATTCGGCAGTTCAACCGCGGCCGAGCCCGCCTGCACCTGCTTGACGAGATCGCTCACGGTCTGGGTTTTCTTCGACGAATTGTCGAAGTAGCGCGTCAGCGCATTCTGCGCCGCGAGCAGGTCGGACTTCAGCGTAGTCTCGTTGCGCGAGAGCAAGGCAAGACGCGCGGACAGCAAGCGCAGCTTGAGATTCTCGCGCACGAAGTAGCCCTGATTGGGCGTGACCAGCATCGCGTCGGCATTGTCGATACGGCGCACCTGCACGAGGCTCGTCAACTGCTGGCCGATGCCGGTGCTCACCTCGCGCCACCACACCTTCCAGCGCGGCTCGCCGGTGGCCGCGGCCACCTTGGCCGTATCGGCCCACGTTGCGGCTTGCGGCGTGGCATGGGGGATCGGAGCTTCGCCGGAGAGCGGCAGATCGTCCACGTGGTCGATCGCGTTGTCGAGCTTGATGGCCAGACCCGTGAGGTCGGTGGACGGCGCGGCCTTCAGCTTGTCGATGTCCTGCGCGATGGCCTTGCGCACGGCAACCGCTTGCGGGCTGTCCGACGCGGCGAGGCGCGTGTCGGCGCTTTGCAGCGCGAACAGCGCGAGCTGCGTGTTGCCGGTGAGCTGCAACTGCTGGCTCGCGGCGGAGAGCATCTGGCCGACTTCGGCGAGCGTCCAGTCGTCGCGATTGCGCGCGAGATCCGCGTACTGTTGTTGCAACGCCTGCTGCGCGCTTTGCGCATCGGCGAGCTTGCCTTCCAGTTGCGCGACCTGCGAGTCCGATTGATGCACGGTGGCGAGCGCCTGGTCCGTCTTGATGCGCAGCTCGTTGGTCTGCGTGTCGTTTGCCTGCTGGCGCTGCACGAGTTGCTGCTCAGTGCGCTCCACCTTGCGATTGAGCGCATAGCCGCCCACGCCCGCGGCGCAAGCAATGATCACGACGACAAACCACAGCAGCGGTCCGCTCGCGCTAGAACGCTTTTGCGCTTCGTAGGGCGTGAAGGGTGGATTCGGCGGCAACGCAGTGGTCGCGGCAGGCTGGGGTGAAGCGTTCGTGGATGCGTTCGTTTCAGTCATGCGTGATTTAGCCGGTGAATGAGCCGGGTTGGACGGTACCGGTTGAACTACGGTCGGGACGGCGGCAAGCAGGGTGCGGACAATGCGCTCATCGCCCGCGCCGGACACCCTAATGCTATCAAAACCCAATGCCCGCGCGGTCTGCGCGATTCGCGGATGCGGCGTGACGAGCGTGGCGCGTTTGAGCTGCACGATTTCGTCGACGGTGAGGTGGTCTTGCGCCAGTTCATGCAGATTGCGCACGCCTTCGGAACTGGTGAGCAGCCACGCATGCGGCTCGCCCGCGAGCAGTTCGTGCACGCGCGCCCAGCCGCCTATCGACGGTTCCGGCACGAGGCGCCGGTACGCCGCGACGGTCTCGACTTCGGTGCCGGCTTCACGCAGACGCTCGGCGAGCCACTCGCGGCCGCCGTCGCCGCGCACGATCAGCACGCGCTTGCCTTCCAGGTTCGTCGCGCCGAGCGCCATGTCGATCGCCGCGAAGAGGCCTTCGGAATCGAAGCGCGCGGCTTCTTCATCCGCGCCCGAGGGCGGGCTGA contains:
- a CDS encoding heme biosynthesis protein HemY, with the protein product MAIRGLLWLALLFAIAVVLAVVGRFDMGQVLLIYPPYRVDMSLNLFVVGLVVLFILLYALLRIFRNIWRMPQRVAAYRARSRVAKAHAALRDAIGNLYAGRFSRAEKAAKDALANGDNKGAAGLIAATAAHRMHEYARRDEWLAQINEADWQDARLMATADMRADGRDADGALTALTEMQSQGARRIHAQQITLRAQQQLKNWGEVLKLVKTLEKREAIHPAVAVRLRQIAAENLLRDRRHNADALLELWNSLSATERHSPRLADLAAELLVALNRPQEARKIVEEALAQNWDARLLRRYPDTAGGDALPLIQKAEAWQKDRPEDADLMFALGRLCLHQQLWGKAQSFLERALKLADNETLKIRSHRALARLHEQLGDTEKASQHYRESALAMNIV
- the hemDX gene encoding fused uroporphyrinogen-III synthase HemD/membrane protein HemX codes for the protein MAADTPGNASPAVDKAAFTVVITRPAGQSNELIARLAEVGLATLDFPLIDVAPVTDDAPLRAALSSLERYALVVFVSPNAVDHAFAHSDTIWPHALPIGVVGPGSVQALARHGVSAPAYNVISPPSGADEEAARFDSEGLFAAIDMALGATNLEGKRVLIVRGDGGREWLAERLREAGTEVETVAAYRRLVPEPSIGGWARVHELLAGEPHAWLLTSSEGVRNLHELAQDHLTVDEIVQLKRATLVTPHPRIAQTARALGFDSIRVSGAGDERIVRTLLAAVPTVVQPVPSNPAHSPAKSRMTETNASTNASPQPAATTALPPNPPFTPYEAQKRSSASGPLLWFVVVIIACAAGVGGYALNRKVERTEQQLVQRQQANDTQTNELRIKTDQALATVHQSDSQVAQLEGKLADAQSAQQALQQQYADLARNRDDWTLAEVGQMLSAASQQLQLTGNTQLALFALQSADTRLAASDSPQAVAVRKAIAQDIDKLKAAPSTDLTGLAIKLDNAIDHVDDLPLSGEAPIPHATPQAATWADTAKVAAATGEPRWKVWWREVSTGIGQQLTSLVQVRRIDNADAMLVTPNQGYFVRENLKLRLLSARLALLSRNETTLKSDLLAAQNALTRYFDNSSKKTQTVSDLVKQVQAGSAAVELPNLSTSLQAVNQYRSRG